The genomic region TAGTGTTGAGATCAGAGATGTTTGAATTTTCGGAAGAAAAGGATACACAGGAGATGTTCGATGAGGTATTGACATggaatcacacacacacacacacacacacacacacacacacacacacacacacacacacacacacacacacaccacacacacacacacacacacacacacacacacgtacacgtacatacacacacacacacacacgtacacgtacatacacacacacgtacacacacacacgtacacacatacacacacacacttgtacacacacacacacacacttgtacacacacacacacacacacttgtacacacacacacacttgtacacacacacacacacttgtacacacacacacacacacttgtacacacacacacacacttgtacacacacacacacacacacttgtacacacacacacacacacacacacacacacacacacacacacacacacacacacacacacacacacaccacgtttCATGGTCAGACTGCAATTGCATGAAACAGCTGTACACGACACGTAACAAAAATCTATTCATAACGTTGTCTGCAATGTCTTATAGGATCAACAAAAAGGTCATGCCAGCGACTGGTCTGAACTTGCTGATGACTGGGATAAGTGCGATCAACACTATCCATGCACCATAGCCACACCGTGATTGATATCTTTGCATTTGTATCAGTGACACGAGTGAAAATCAAGGCGATGCAGACGAAGATGACTTACAGCTATTCGAGGCTGCATTAGAACGCAGACAGGAATGGAGGACAGAAGCACATAGTCCAAAGGTTGTCAGAGAAAAATGCACAGCAATAGACTGCAACCGCGAACTCGAACTACACGTACCAAGTTTCTACATCGATGCAATGCAAGAACGCTACTCTTGCAAAAATCCGACTTCTCACGAACTGGAGCTCATGAGCAACTACGAAATCGAACACGGAATCAACCCGCAGCAGATGGACGTTCGGTCAACGTCGGGAGACGACACGGAATACTACGAGAAGGCGGCACCGGCCCACGGTGACAACGCATTTCAAAAATTCTACAAACGCATCGAGTGCTGCCCGCATCAGTGTCTTAGATACATACGGACAGGATCGCCTCTCTGTATTAGTAACCGACCCGAGCAGCAACCGCCGAAGGAAATCCCTTTGTGTGGATCATGTCGAGGCACTCGGGTTTTCGAGATGCAACTGATGCCGGCGCTCGTTCATATAATTCA from Corticium candelabrum unplaced genomic scaffold, ooCorCand1.1 SCAFFOLD_79, whole genome shotgun sequence harbors:
- the LOC134198023 gene encoding programmed cell death protein 2-like isoform X1, with the protein product MTSPDASVPVQLGVVGRRVCVEKDDTGWWVSKIGGQPNYFARPPDVDLICCRRCQHGLTLIVQLYCPIEGSKNHRLLHVFACLATTCQGHSERFYFCCILCGLLLSRCCVIISWLVLRSEMFEFSEEKDTQEMFDEDQQKGHASDWSELADDWDNDTSENQGDADEDDLQLFEAALERRQEWRTEAHSPKVVREKCTAIDCNRELELHVPSFYIDAMQERYSCKNPTSHELELMSNYEIEHGINPQQMDVRSTSGDDTEYYEKAAPAHGDNAFQKFYKRIECCPHQCLRYIRTGSPLCISNRPEQQPPKEIPLCGSCRGTRVFEMQLMPALVHIIQRSSSLVENLEFGTVLVYTCSTSCWSPPDQTESNFRVEYAFVQSED
- the LOC134198023 gene encoding programmed cell death protein 2-like isoform X2, with the translated sequence MTSPDASVPVQLGVVGRRVCVEKDDTGWWVSKIGGQPNYFARPPDVDLICCRRCQHGLTLIVQLYCPIEGSKNHRLLHVFACLATTCQGHSESWLVLRSEMFEFSEEKDTQEMFDEDQQKGHASDWSELADDWDNDTSENQGDADEDDLQLFEAALERRQEWRTEAHSPKVVREKCTAIDCNRELELHVPSFYIDAMQERYSCKNPTSHELELMSNYEIEHGINPQQMDVRSTSGDDTEYYEKAAPAHGDNAFQKFYKRIECCPHQCLRYIRTGSPLCISNRPEQQPPKEIPLCGSCRGTRVFEMQLMPALVHIIQRSSSLVENLEFGTVLVYTCSTSCWSPPDQTESNFRVEYAFVQSED